The uncultured Bacteroides sp. genome has a segment encoding these proteins:
- a CDS encoding malectin domain-containing carbohydrate-binding protein: MIIKRYLTAFLVFLFSLGGFAQQQVPLKKMQEVYEKIKTPYKYGLVIAPTTNKYKVDCPSVFREGNKWYMTYLMYNGQTGKDGRGYQTMLAESDDLLKWKTLGNVLSFRDGTWDTNQRGGFLSLLDNTWGGSYKLNKYKNKYWMTYIGGASAGYESGPLKIGVAFTKNNLTKAHEWESLDKPILTPEDKDAQWFENITQYKSCVYWDKDKKLGKQFVMYYNAGGRNPKTNIKAERIGIALSDDMIHWKRYEGNPIFTHEEGLTADAHIQKMGDVYVMFYFSAFRSSRKYKAFNTFACSYDLVHWTDWTGDDLVIPSKDYDNLFAHKSCVIEYKGVVYHYYCGVNKNDQRGIAVAVSKPMGKSEVNFPVPEQTGKRIINSLNNDWYTVAAGENSNTYDTFNVNADWKKVNVPHNWDDYAGYRQLVHGNRHGNAWYKKEFDLPAYDADKRMFIRFDGVGTYATVYVNGKNIGRHPAGRTTFTLDVTDALKPGAKNVITVKAEHPSMISDMPWVCGGCSSEWGFSEGSQPMGIFRPVTLEVTDKVRIEPFGVHIWNDEKARTVNIETEIKNYGKTVETVELVNKFTNEDWLQVFRLSESVTLQPGETKVIKQVSPEIKDAHLWSVDDPYLYSLATVVKRGGKTTDELTTPFGIRTVSWPVLRKDGDQTFRLNGKSVFINGVCEYEHMLGQSHAFSNEQVASRVKQIKAAGFNAFRDAHQPHNLEYQNYWDQNGILFWPQFSAHIWYDSPQFRENFKSLLRQWIKERRNSPSVMMWGLQNESTLPKDFAEECANIIREMDPTARNQRVITTCNVGEGTDWNVVQNWSGTYGGNPDNYGKEISRQLLNGEYGAWRSIDLHTEGDFDQNGVWSENRMCQLLEKKIKLAESAKDSCCGQFQWVFSSHDNPGRKQPDEGLRVIDKVGPVNYKGLVTPWEEPVDAYYMYRANYVPAKKDPMVYIVSHNWADRFVKNKGRINIDVFSNCDSVKLYNDATDTLLMGKKTNHGVGTHFMWEHRSIRYNVLRAVGYYGGRAVTQDVVVLEGLEKAPHFDKLYTNLTPILKGEKNYNYVYRVNCGGDKYTDEYGQVWSGDVVRGTSKGWGSTSWADDYKGLNPYLGSQRFTSDPIEGTKDWNLFGHFRYGRHKLAYHFPLPDGEYRVELYFTEPWHGTGGSKDCEGLRVFDVAVNDSTYIKDLDIWAESGHDVAYKKVVNATIKGGELKISFPEVKAGQAVISAIAIASRNKDIRPVEAAPSNGWSWDNIERVVTTPVASLPEGKESRVTVTYQAEDAMIKGKSEKKVNRKQTGISFLKGKSNSIEWNISTGIANVYALRFNYMNTAKEPVKVRIQLIAADGTILKNDEITFPVAAEKWKTLSTTTGSFINAGHYKVRVMADNMEGLCFDALDVQ, translated from the coding sequence ATGATAATAAAACGCTATTTAACGGCTTTTTTAGTCTTTCTTTTTTCGCTTGGAGGGTTTGCTCAGCAGCAGGTGCCTCTGAAAAAGATGCAGGAAGTTTATGAGAAGATAAAGACTCCTTATAAATATGGTTTAGTTATTGCACCGACAACCAATAAATATAAAGTGGATTGTCCGAGTGTATTTAGAGAAGGAAATAAGTGGTACATGACTTATTTGATGTACAACGGTCAGACTGGTAAGGATGGTCGTGGATACCAGACTATGCTGGCTGAAAGTGATGACTTGCTGAAGTGGAAGACTCTTGGAAATGTTCTTTCTTTCCGTGATGGTACATGGGATACTAATCAGCGCGGTGGTTTCCTTTCTTTACTTGATAATACCTGGGGTGGAAGCTACAAACTGAATAAGTACAAGAACAAATACTGGATGACTTATATTGGTGGTGCTTCTGCTGGATATGAATCCGGACCTTTGAAAATTGGTGTGGCTTTTACAAAGAATAATCTAACTAAAGCACACGAGTGGGAGAGTCTGGACAAACCAATTTTGACTCCGGAAGATAAGGATGCTCAGTGGTTTGAAAATATCACTCAGTATAAGAGCTGTGTATATTGGGATAAAGATAAGAAACTGGGTAAGCAGTTTGTAATGTATTACAATGCCGGCGGACGCAATCCTAAAACAAATATCAAAGCGGAAAGAATTGGTATAGCTCTTTCTGATGATATGATTCACTGGAAGAGATATGAAGGTAATCCAATCTTCACTCACGAGGAGGGACTTACTGCCGATGCTCATATTCAAAAGATGGGTGATGTATATGTGATGTTCTATTTCAGTGCTTTCCGTAGTTCAAGGAAATATAAAGCATTCAATACATTTGCCTGCTCGTATGACTTGGTTCACTGGACCGACTGGACTGGTGATGATTTGGTTATCCCTTCTAAAGATTATGATAACCTGTTTGCTCACAAGTCTTGTGTTATAGAATACAAAGGTGTGGTTTATCACTATTATTGTGGGGTGAATAAGAACGATCAGCGTGGAATTGCTGTTGCTGTTTCTAAACCAATGGGTAAATCGGAAGTTAATTTCCCTGTTCCTGAACAGACTGGAAAAAGAATTATCAATTCACTGAATAATGATTGGTATACAGTTGCTGCCGGAGAAAATAGCAATACTTACGATACATTTAATGTGAATGCTGATTGGAAGAAAGTCAACGTTCCTCATAACTGGGATGATTATGCCGGATACCGTCAGTTGGTGCACGGTAACCGTCATGGCAATGCCTGGTACAAGAAAGAATTTGATTTACCGGCTTACGATGCTGACAAAAGAATGTTTATCCGTTTTGATGGGGTAGGAACTTATGCTACTGTTTATGTAAACGGCAAAAATATTGGTCGTCATCCTGCCGGACGAACAACCTTTACTCTTGATGTAACAGATGCTCTGAAACCAGGTGCAAAGAATGTGATTACTGTTAAGGCAGAACATCCTTCCATGATTTCGGATATGCCTTGGGTTTGCGGTGGTTGTTCTTCTGAATGGGGATTCTCTGAAGGCTCTCAGCCAATGGGTATATTCCGTCCCGTAACTCTTGAAGTTACAGATAAGGTTCGTATTGAACCATTCGGTGTTCATATCTGGAATGATGAAAAAGCCAGAACTGTAAATATTGAAACTGAAATAAAGAATTACGGTAAGACTGTTGAAACTGTAGAGCTTGTAAACAAGTTTACCAATGAAGACTGGCTGCAGGTGTTCCGCCTGTCGGAAAGTGTAACTCTTCAACCGGGAGAGACAAAAGTTATTAAGCAGGTTAGTCCGGAAATAAAGGATGCTCATTTGTGGTCTGTTGATGATCCGTATCTTTATTCTCTGGCTACTGTGGTGAAGCGTGGTGGTAAGACTACGGACGAATTAACTACTCCTTTTGGTATCCGTACTGTAAGTTGGCCAGTTCTTCGCAAAGATGGTGATCAGACTTTCCGTTTAAATGGGAAATCTGTTTTTATTAACGGTGTTTGTGAATATGAACATATGCTGGGACAATCTCATGCTTTCTCAAATGAACAGGTTGCTTCTCGTGTAAAACAGATTAAAGCGGCAGGCTTCAATGCTTTCCGTGATGCTCATCAACCTCATAATTTAGAGTATCAGAACTATTGGGATCAGAATGGAATCTTGTTCTGGCCTCAGTTCTCGGCACATATCTGGTATGATTCTCCTCAGTTCCGTGAGAACTTCAAGTCGTTGCTTCGTCAGTGGATAAAGGAACGTCGTAATTCTCCTTCAGTAATGATGTGGGGATTGCAGAATGAAAGTACTCTTCCAAAAGATTTTGCTGAAGAATGTGCTAATATTATTCGTGAAATGGATCCAACTGCCCGTAACCAAAGAGTGATTACCACTTGCAACGTTGGGGAAGGAACTGACTGGAATGTGGTTCAGAACTGGTCGGGTACTTACGGTGGTAATCCTGATAACTACGGCAAGGAGATCAGTCGTCAGCTTTTGAATGGTGAATATGGTGCATGGCGTTCTATTGATTTACACACTGAAGGTGACTTTGACCAGAATGGTGTGTGGAGTGAGAACAGAATGTGTCAGTTGCTTGAAAAGAAAATCAAATTAGCTGAGTCTGCAAAAGATAGTTGTTGTGGACAGTTTCAATGGGTATTCAGTTCACACGATAACCCCGGACGTAAACAACCGGATGAAGGTTTACGTGTGATTGACAAAGTGGGACCGGTTAATTATAAGGGTCTGGTTACTCCATGGGAAGAACCTGTCGATGCTTATTATATGTATCGTGCAAACTATGTTCCGGCAAAGAAAGATCCGATGGTTTATATCGTATCTCACAATTGGGCTGATCGTTTTGTGAAAAATAAAGGTCGTATCAATATTGATGTGTTCAGCAACTGTGATTCAGTGAAACTGTACAATGATGCAACCGATACTCTTTTGATGGGTAAGAAAACCAATCATGGGGTAGGCACTCACTTTATGTGGGAGCATAGATCTATCCGTTACAATGTGTTGCGTGCAGTAGGTTATTATGGAGGCAGAGCTGTTACTCAGGATGTAGTTGTGCTCGAAGGGTTGGAAAAAGCACCTCACTTTGATAAGCTGTATACTAATTTAACTCCTATTCTGAAAGGTGAGAAGAATTACAACTACGTCTACCGTGTTAATTGTGGTGGTGATAAATATACAGATGAATACGGACAGGTTTGGAGTGGAGATGTGGTTAGAGGTACAAGCAAAGGCTGGGGTTCTACTTCATGGGCTGACGATTATAAAGGACTGAATCCTTACCTTGGAAGTCAGCGATTTACTTCAGACCCAATTGAAGGAACAAAAGACTGGAACCTTTTCGGACATTTCCGTTACGGACGTCACAAGCTGGCTTATCACTTTCCTCTTCCAGATGGAGAATATCGTGTGGAATTATATTTCACTGAACCTTGGCATGGCACCGGTGGCAGCAAAGATTGCGAAGGTCTTCGTGTGTTTGATGTTGCAGTGAATGATTCTACTTATATTAAAGACTTGGATATCTGGGCTGAATCCGGACATGATGTTGCTTACAAGAAAGTGGTGAATGCTACTATTAAGGGTGGAGAGCTGAAAATATCTTTTCCTGAAGTGAAAGCTGGTCAGGCTGTAATCTCAGCTATTGCTATTGCTTCACGTAATAAGGATATTCGTCCAGTTGAGGCTGCTCCTTCAAACGGTTGGTCATGGGATAACATAGAACGTGTGGTTACTACTCCTGTAGCTTCATTGCCGGAAGGAAAAGAATCACGTGTCACTGTTACTTATCAAGCTGAAGATGCTATGATAAAAGGTAAGTCTGAGAAGAAAGTAAATCGTAAGCAGACCGGTATTTCTTTTCTGAAAGGAAAGTCAAACAGCATTGAGTGGAATATATCTACTGGTATTGCTAATGTGTATGCTCTTCGTTTTAATTATATGAATACAGCTAAAGAACCAGTAAAGGTTCGTATTCAGCTGATTGCTGCTGATGGAACAATCCTGAAGAATGACGAGATTACATTCCCTGTTGCTGCTGAGAAATGGAAAACATTGAGTACTACCACAGGTAGTTTTATCAATGCAGGACATTACAAAGTGCGTGTTATGGCCGACAATATGGAAGGTCTCTGTTTTGATGCACTGGATGTGCAATAA
- a CDS encoding glycoside hydrolase family 2 TIM barrel-domain containing protein, whose amino-acid sequence MKQTVLKLRKAIVFLSLFLTSFLYAQKPAATTINYYLSGKGADDAVAWDFYCTEGRNSGKWSKIMVPSCWETQGFGKFQYGITFYGKPFPDGIAKEQGQYKYEFEVPASWRGQSIRLVFEASMTDTEVKVNGRKAGDKHQGAFYRFSYDVTDQLKYGKKNLLEVTVSKESENAGVNLAERRADYWNFGGIFRPVFLEVKPTTHFNRIALDAKADGSFKATCYLGNATPENLSVKTVIFDAVGKKVKETTSPVKEGGDWTTVALSLSSPKLWSAETPNLYKAQFSLLDKDGNVLHHTDEKFGFRTIEVRESDGLYINGVRVNIRGVNRHSFRPETGRTLDRAKNYEDVRLIKEMNMNSVRLSHYPADPAFYEACDELGLYVMSELGGWHGHYETPEGIKLAEEMVTRDVNHPSIIWWSNGNEKGWNTELDGEFHKWDPQFRPVIHPQGNFSGFETMHYRSYGESQEYMRLPQIFMPTEFLHGLYDGGHGAGLYDYWEMMRKHPRCAGGFLWVLADEGVKRVDEDGRIDNQGNFACDGIVGPHHEKEGSFFTIKQIWCPVQVMNTKLDKSFDGTFQIENRYDFTNINECKFVWKQVAFPSASDANGATVLKQGEVKGTDIVPHAAGVLKTNMPALSDKADAVFLTVIDNNGQELWRWSWKVEGKTQKEDSKSGKIASYKESDNTVTATVADKSYTFSKKDGQLKEVISNGKKISFANGPRFIGARRADRSLDQFYNHDDPNAKSLDRTYKEFTDAAVFTKLTVKEQENDLIVTASYKLGNMETAQWTVRPDGSLVLNYTYNFSGVVDLMGIRFDYPEDQMQSKRWLGNGPYRVWQNRLHGTTYDVWENKYNDPIPGESFTYPEFKGYFSNCSWMNLTTTEGVISITNETPNVYLGVYQPRDGRDALLYTLPNSGISVLDVIPAVRNKVNATDLIGPSSQPKWVSGQKTGKLIFNFK is encoded by the coding sequence ATGAAGCAAACAGTTCTGAAATTGCGGAAAGCAATTGTTTTTTTATCGTTGTTTTTAACTTCCTTTTTATATGCGCAGAAACCTGCGGCTACAACTATTAACTACTATCTTTCCGGTAAAGGGGCAGATGATGCAGTGGCATGGGATTTTTATTGTACCGAGGGGCGTAATTCGGGTAAATGGTCTAAAATTATGGTCCCTTCCTGCTGGGAAACGCAGGGATTCGGAAAGTTTCAATATGGTATTACTTTTTATGGTAAGCCTTTTCCTGATGGCATAGCTAAGGAACAAGGACAATACAAATACGAATTTGAAGTGCCAGCGTCATGGCGTGGACAAAGTATTCGCTTGGTTTTTGAAGCTTCAATGACTGATACTGAAGTAAAAGTGAACGGACGCAAGGCTGGTGATAAACATCAGGGTGCGTTTTATCGTTTCTCATACGATGTAACTGATCAACTGAAGTACGGAAAGAAGAATTTACTGGAGGTTACAGTAAGTAAAGAGTCGGAGAATGCTGGCGTGAACCTGGCTGAACGACGTGCTGATTACTGGAACTTTGGTGGTATTTTCCGTCCGGTGTTCCTAGAGGTAAAACCAACTACACACTTTAATAGAATAGCACTTGATGCTAAGGCTGATGGGTCTTTCAAAGCTACCTGTTATCTGGGAAATGCAACTCCGGAAAATTTGAGTGTAAAGACAGTTATCTTTGATGCTGTCGGCAAAAAAGTAAAAGAAACTACTTCTCCTGTAAAAGAAGGGGGCGATTGGACTACAGTTGCATTAAGCCTTTCTTCTCCAAAACTTTGGTCTGCTGAAACTCCTAATCTCTATAAAGCTCAGTTCTCTTTGCTTGATAAGGATGGAAATGTGCTGCATCATACAGATGAGAAGTTTGGTTTCAGAACTATTGAAGTTCGTGAAAGCGATGGACTTTATATCAACGGTGTAAGAGTAAACATCCGTGGGGTGAACCGTCACAGTTTCCGCCCGGAAACAGGTCGTACATTAGATCGTGCAAAGAATTACGAAGATGTACGCTTGATTAAAGAAATGAATATGAACTCAGTGCGTTTGTCACACTATCCTGCTGATCCTGCTTTCTATGAAGCTTGTGATGAACTGGGATTGTATGTGATGAGTGAACTTGGTGGATGGCATGGACATTATGAAACTCCAGAAGGTATTAAGTTGGCAGAGGAGATGGTTACCAGAGATGTGAACCATCCTTCTATCATCTGGTGGAGCAATGGTAATGAAAAGGGTTGGAATACAGAATTGGATGGCGAATTCCATAAATGGGATCCTCAGTTTCGCCCCGTGATCCACCCACAAGGAAACTTTAGTGGATTTGAAACAATGCACTATCGTTCTTATGGAGAAAGTCAGGAATATATGCGCTTGCCTCAGATTTTTATGCCTACTGAGTTCCTTCATGGGTTGTATGATGGCGGACATGGTGCCGGATTGTATGATTACTGGGAAATGATGCGTAAACATCCTCGTTGTGCCGGTGGTTTCTTATGGGTATTGGCTGATGAAGGTGTGAAACGTGTGGATGAAGACGGACGTATTGATAATCAGGGTAATTTTGCTTGCGATGGGATTGTTGGTCCTCACCATGAAAAAGAAGGAAGCTTCTTTACTATTAAACAAATATGGTGTCCGGTTCAGGTGATGAACACTAAGCTTGATAAGAGCTTTGACGGAACTTTTCAGATTGAAAACAGATACGACTTCACTAATATAAATGAATGCAAATTTGTTTGGAAACAGGTTGCTTTCCCTTCTGCATCTGATGCAAATGGGGCAACAGTATTGAAACAAGGCGAAGTGAAAGGAACCGATATTGTTCCTCATGCTGCGGGAGTACTTAAAACAAATATGCCTGCATTGAGTGATAAAGCTGATGCTGTGTTCTTAACCGTTATTGATAATAATGGACAAGAGTTGTGGCGTTGGAGCTGGAAAGTTGAAGGAAAAACTCAAAAAGAAGATTCAAAATCCGGTAAAATAGCTTCTTATAAAGAAAGTGATAATACTGTAACTGCCACTGTAGCTGATAAAAGCTATACATTTAGCAAGAAAGATGGTCAATTGAAAGAAGTAATAAGCAACGGAAAGAAAATTTCATTTGCTAATGGCCCAAGATTCATCGGTGCTCGTCGTGCCGACCGTTCATTAGACCAGTTCTATAATCATGATGATCCTAATGCAAAGAGTCTGGACAGAACATACAAGGAATTTACTGACGCTGCCGTGTTCACCAAATTGACTGTAAAGGAACAAGAAAATGATTTGATTGTTACTGCTTCTTATAAGCTTGGAAATATGGAAACAGCTCAATGGACAGTAAGACCTGATGGTTCACTGGTATTGAATTACACTTATAACTTTAGCGGTGTGGTTGATTTGATGGGAATAAGATTTGATTATCCGGAAGACCAGATGCAAAGCAAGCGTTGGTTAGGTAATGGTCCTTACCGTGTATGGCAGAACCGTTTGCATGGAACTACCTATGATGTTTGGGAAAATAAATACAACGATCCAATTCCGGGAGAATCATTTACTTATCCTGAGTTTAAAGGATATTTCTCAAACTGTTCATGGATGAACCTAACAACTACTGAAGGTGTTATCTCTATTACCAATGAAACACCAAATGTATATTTAGGAGTTTATCAACCAAGAGACGGACGTGATGCTTTATTATATACGTTGCCTAATAGCGGTATCTCGGTATTGGATGTTATTCCTGCAGTAAGAAATAAAGTAAATGCAACTGATTTGATTGGTCCTTCTTCCCAGCCAAAATGGGTGAGTGGACAAAAAACCGGTAAACTGATATTCAATTTTAAGTAA
- a CDS encoding glycoside hydrolase family 2 TIM barrel-domain containing protein, translating to MKKQIVTILLGMGTLLPVAAQTHDWENQHVLQINREPAHASYIPFLKEKNDRMLSLDGTWKFNWVSTPDQRPVNFYETNFDDSKWVDFPVPANWEMHGYGTPIYVSAGYPFKINPPFVMGEPKATYTTYKERNPVGSYRRSFNLPSGWNGKEVFLHFDGVQSAFYVWVNGRKVGYSQGSMEPSEFNITPYLKEGENKLAVEVYRYCDGSYLEDQDMWRFSGIQRSVYLYSTENIRIRDFAVRTVLDADYKNASLQIEPKLAVYNGQRGEGYTIQAQLYDETGQPVLPSVLKQDAVPVLNLDYKADIMNDRNPQRGARKFAWLQAQVTNPKKWTAETPNLYTLQLTLNNANNEVVEQITTKIGFRSLEIKNGQFLVNGKPIRLRGVNRHEHDPYTGKVMSEERMLQDILLMKKANINAVRTCHYPNNPRWYELCDQYGIYVMDEADIEEHGVRGALASDPEWTAAFLDRASRMAIRDRNHASVIFWSMGNEAGYGFNFAAISAWLKDFDPTRFIHYEGAQGVDKDPETVDVISRFYPRLQQEYLNPNTPEGQDKERPENARWERLLTIAQKTNDNRPIMTSEYAHAMGNALGNFKEYWDEMYSNSRLLGGFIWEWADQGIFKKRSDGKTMVAYGGDFGDAPNLKTFCLKGIVSSDRGITPKYLEVKKVYQPINIEWQDSSALKLKITNRHHHSDLSAYRMLCTITANGKEVERSEVAVPVIEPGESATVQLKTKKALPAKGDIRLKVSFVLKNDCSWTKAGYEVAWEQLCIRNGFADNTSMLATSGSKSDALQTVTNGDLLLVKGKNFSMQWNLKEGSLKSLVYGKQEMLSNPKDMPTQPIFQAFRAPVDNDKSFGNWLAKDWKNNGMDAPRYTVESADWEQNEEGNIVINAVIRSSYIKGSIVSRALFTVKKDGSIDAEYHFLPQGELPELPRLGIAMVFNKDLEQFSWYGYGPQESYPDRKASAQVGLWHSTVTEQLFDYPVPQESGNKEEVQLLTLTNAKGKGITVTALGKPFSTSALHYSAQDLYQTAHSCDLVPRKDVILSIDAQQLGLGNSSCGPAVLKRYAIEKKEHTLYFHISPADKPLSAGTLSR from the coding sequence ATGAAAAAGCAAATTGTTACTATATTATTAGGCATGGGTACTCTTCTTCCAGTTGCTGCGCAAACGCACGACTGGGAGAATCAGCATGTACTGCAGATTAATCGTGAACCGGCTCATGCTTCATATATCCCTTTCCTGAAAGAGAAGAATGACCGCATGCTTTCACTGGATGGTACATGGAAATTCAATTGGGTGTCTACCCCTGACCAGCGTCCGGTTAACTTTTATGAGACAAACTTTGATGATTCAAAGTGGGTGGACTTTCCTGTGCCTGCCAATTGGGAGATGCATGGATACGGAACACCTATTTATGTAAGTGCCGGATATCCATTTAAGATAAATCCTCCATTTGTGATGGGAGAACCGAAAGCTACTTATACTACTTATAAGGAGCGTAACCCGGTTGGTTCTTATCGCCGTTCATTTAACTTACCTTCGGGATGGAATGGTAAAGAGGTATTCCTTCATTTTGATGGAGTGCAAAGTGCATTTTATGTATGGGTAAACGGAAGGAAAGTAGGATATAGTCAAGGAAGTATGGAACCTTCTGAGTTCAATATTACTCCTTATCTTAAAGAAGGAGAGAATAAACTGGCTGTTGAAGTATACCGTTATTGCGACGGAAGCTATCTGGAAGATCAGGATATGTGGCGTTTTAGTGGAATACAGCGTTCTGTTTATTTGTATTCTACTGAGAATATTCGTATCCGCGACTTTGCAGTACGTACGGTTCTGGATGCAGATTATAAAAATGCTTCTTTGCAGATTGAACCTAAACTTGCTGTTTACAACGGACAAAGAGGAGAGGGATATACCATTCAGGCACAGTTGTATGATGAAACAGGACAACCAGTGTTACCGTCTGTTCTGAAGCAAGATGCTGTTCCGGTACTGAATCTCGATTACAAAGCCGATATAATGAACGATCGCAATCCTCAACGAGGTGCGAGAAAATTTGCCTGGTTGCAGGCTCAGGTTACTAATCCTAAAAAGTGGACAGCTGAAACTCCTAATCTGTATACCTTGCAACTGACACTGAATAATGCCAATAATGAGGTGGTGGAACAGATTACTACCAAAATAGGATTCAGAAGTCTGGAGATAAAGAACGGACAGTTCCTTGTTAACGGCAAACCTATCCGTTTAAGAGGAGTTAACCGCCATGAACACGATCCTTACACCGGAAAAGTAATGAGTGAGGAACGTATGTTGCAGGATATTCTTCTGATGAAAAAAGCAAATATCAATGCGGTGCGTACATGTCATTATCCGAATAATCCACGTTGGTACGAGCTGTGTGATCAGTATGGCATCTATGTAATGGATGAGGCTGATATAGAAGAACACGGAGTTCGCGGTGCATTGGCTAGTGACCCGGAATGGACTGCTGCCTTTTTAGACAGGGCAAGCCGCATGGCAATACGTGATCGCAACCATGCGTCTGTAATATTCTGGTCAATGGGTAACGAAGCCGGATATGGCTTTAACTTTGCTGCAATATCTGCCTGGCTGAAAGATTTTGATCCTACTCGTTTCATTCATTATGAAGGAGCACAAGGGGTAGATAAAGATCCTGAAACGGTAGATGTGATCAGCCGTTTCTATCCACGACTTCAGCAGGAATATCTTAATCCAAACACGCCTGAAGGGCAGGATAAGGAAAGACCGGAGAATGCTCGTTGGGAACGTTTGCTTACCATAGCTCAGAAAACGAATGATAACCGTCCGATAATGACCAGCGAATATGCTCATGCCATGGGTAATGCTCTTGGTAATTTCAAAGAATACTGGGATGAAATGTATAGTAATTCCAGACTTCTTGGTGGATTTATCTGGGAATGGGCCGATCAGGGAATCTTTAAGAAACGTTCAGACGGTAAAACTATGGTTGCTTACGGTGGAGATTTTGGAGATGCTCCTAATCTGAAGACTTTCTGCCTGAAAGGAATTGTTTCTTCCGACAGAGGTATTACACCGAAATATCTGGAAGTAAAGAAGGTATATCAACCTATCAATATTGAATGGCAGGATAGCTCTGCTTTAAAACTTAAGATAACAAACAGACATCACCATTCCGACTTGTCGGCTTACCGAATGTTGTGCACAATCACTGCCAACGGAAAGGAAGTTGAACGTTCCGAAGTAGCAGTTCCTGTTATCGAACCGGGAGAGTCTGCCACTGTTCAGCTAAAGACTAAGAAAGCATTGCCAGCTAAAGGTGATATTCGTCTGAAAGTAAGCTTTGTGCTGAAGAATGATTGCTCATGGACAAAAGCCGGATATGAAGTAGCATGGGAACAACTGTGCATCAGAAACGGTTTTGCGGATAATACCAGCATGCTTGCAACTTCAGGCAGTAAGTCGGATGCTCTTCAGACTGTAACGAATGGAGATTTGCTTCTAGTGAAAGGGAAGAACTTTTCCATGCAATGGAATCTGAAAGAAGGAAGTCTGAAGTCTTTGGTATACGGCAAACAGGAAATGTTGTCCAATCCGAAAGATATGCCTACTCAACCAATCTTCCAGGCATTTCGTGCACCGGTTGACAATGACAAGAGCTTTGGTAACTGGTTGGCAAAGGACTGGAAGAACAATGGAATGGATGCACCAAGATACACTGTGGAGTCTGCCGATTGGGAACAGAATGAGGAAGGTAATATCGTTATTAATGCAGTGATTCGTAGTTCTTATATAAAAGGAAGTATCGTTTCACGTGCTCTGTTTACTGTAAAGAAGGATGGAAGCATTGATGCTGAATATCATTTCTTACCACAAGGTGAGCTTCCCGAACTTCCTCGTCTGGGAATAGCGATGGTCTTTAATAAGGACTTGGAACAATTCTCATGGTATGGATACGGACCTCAGGAAAGCTATCCTGATAGAAAAGCCTCGGCTCAGGTTGGCTTATGGCATTCTACCGTAACAGAGCAGCTGTTCGATTATCCTGTACCACAGGAAAGCGGAAATAAAGAAGAAGTTCAGCTACTGACTCTGACCAATGCAAAAGGGAAGGGAATAACTGTTACTGCCTTAGGAAAACCATTCTCTACTTCAGCACTTCATTATTCAGCTCAGGATTTATACCAGACGGCTCACAGTTGTGATCTTGTTCCTCGAAAAGATGTAATTCTGTCCATAGACGCTCAGCAATTGGGATTAGGAAACAGCAGTTGCGGTCCGGCTGTATTGAAGCGTTATGCCATAGAAAAGAAAGAGCATACACTGTATTTTCATATATCTCCGGCGGACAAACCTTTGTCAGCAGGGACCTTGAGTAGATAG